Proteins encoded within one genomic window of uncultured Desulfobacter sp.:
- the rpsU gene encoding 30S ribosomal protein S21, producing MKEITVTVIDNDVEKALRILKKKIQNDGLFKRLKVKKHFEKPCQYRRRKMREAMRRQRIAASRSRRRRS from the coding sequence TTGAAAGAAATTACTGTCACAGTTATTGATAATGACGTTGAAAAAGCGCTGCGTATTCTGAAGAAAAAAATTCAGAATGACGGGCTGTTCAAACGTCTCAAGGTAAAGAAACATTTCGAAAAACCTTGTCAGTACAGAAGACGTAAGATGAGAGAGGCAATGAGAAGACAAAGAATTGCCGCCTCAAGATCTCGCAGAAGACGTAGCTAA
- a CDS encoding hydantoinase B/oxoprolinase family protein, with translation MSDPAKFRFSVDRGGTFTDVYAEVPGVPGFRVIKLLSEDPQNYPDAPREGIRRILEEVTGKSVPKAQFDADQIEWIRMGTTVATNALLERKGAPSALVVTRGFGDILQIGNQDRPRIFDLEIKKPELLYQEVIEADERLRILREDEDASTVEGKIVKGITGDRLAMLCPLDISTVKSDLQAVYDRGIRSLAVVLMHAYAWPDHERIIGRVAREIGFTQVSLSSRVMPKVKLVARGDTTMVDAYLNPHIRTYLNSFKQGFKDNLADTGLLFMQSDGGLAGTDGFTGSRAILSGPAGGVVGYAMTTFDTKKKEPVIGFDMGGTSTDVSRFGGEYELVFETQTAGVRIQAPQLHIKTVAAGGGSRLFFDNGMFLVGPESAGAHPGPVCYRKNGHLTVTDANLVLGRIQPKHFPHIFGPSEDQPLDLEAGCKAMSGLTKKINAYCVAAGLPSMTMEEVALGFIRVANEVMVRPIREISVMRGFDIKDHVLATFGGAGPQHACAVARALGISKIFIHRFSGILSAYGMGMADVVTERQQPSAAVFGLQALKDAETIFKQLEKDACRELTDQGFSPEAIDITRFLNLRYHGTDTAIMIRRPEDNDYAAAFKAVYLREFGFDLSERQILIDDIRIRARGKAAGQRRINVPKAKGAPQVLDSAQCYFENGRYKTCIYDLEKLAAGHCIAGPGILIHHTSTILIEPDCTAVITQNGDVEIKVGAGTGNQVNTKLDPVQLSIFSNLFMSIAEQMGRMLQKTAISTNIKERLDFSCALFGPNGELVANAPHLPVHLGSMSDAVKAQIRIKGNDLIPGDVLVSNHPVAGGSHLPDITVITPVFKNNQVIFWVAARGHHADIGGISPGSMPPNSRSLEEEGACITSFKLVENGIFQEDGISKLLLAPGSLPPAPGRPEISGSRLLADNISDLKAQVAANQKGIELVLEMVDHYGLDVVQAYMKHVQDTAEKAVRQRLKALSTSKGMAERDTIRAKDYLDDGSPIALALTIDRKEGSAVFDFQGTGSQIWGNCNAPKAVTKSAILYCLRCLIKKDLPLNHGCLIPITVKIPKGSLLDPSADAAVVGGNVLTSQRITDVVLKAFGVAAASQGCMNNFTFGNDRFGYYETIAGGAGAGPTWHGQTGVQTHMTNTRITDPEILERRYPILLKEFSIRRGSGGRGRFNGGNGLVREVEFLEPLNVAILSERRVFAPYGLEGGESGKKGANLFIKKDGTSISMGAKNEILAQPGERLRIMSPGGGGFGTPATDEIT, from the coding sequence ATGTCAGACCCCGCAAAATTCCGTTTTTCCGTCGACCGCGGCGGAACCTTCACGGATGTTTATGCCGAGGTGCCGGGAGTGCCGGGATTCCGGGTTATCAAGCTGTTGTCCGAAGATCCCCAGAACTATCCGGACGCGCCCCGTGAGGGAATCCGACGAATCCTTGAAGAGGTGACGGGAAAATCTGTGCCCAAAGCGCAGTTCGACGCCGATCAAATTGAGTGGATACGCATGGGGACCACCGTAGCCACCAACGCCCTGCTGGAACGAAAAGGTGCGCCCAGCGCTCTGGTGGTGACCCGAGGGTTCGGTGATATTCTTCAAATCGGGAACCAGGACCGTCCCAGAATTTTTGACCTGGAGATCAAAAAACCCGAACTCTTATACCAGGAGGTTATTGAAGCAGACGAACGCCTGAGAATCCTGCGGGAGGATGAAGACGCCTCGACAGTGGAAGGCAAAATAGTCAAAGGAATTACCGGTGACCGTCTGGCAATGCTCTGTCCCCTCGATATATCGACCGTAAAATCAGATCTTCAGGCCGTTTATGACCGGGGCATCCGCAGCCTTGCCGTGGTGCTTATGCACGCCTATGCCTGGCCGGATCATGAACGAATCATCGGCCGGGTGGCCCGGGAGATCGGATTCACCCAAGTCTCTCTATCTTCCCGAGTCATGCCCAAAGTGAAGCTGGTTGCCAGGGGCGATACAACCATGGTGGACGCCTATCTCAATCCGCATATTCGCACCTACCTTAACAGCTTTAAACAAGGATTCAAGGACAACCTTGCCGATACCGGCCTTCTTTTCATGCAGTCGGACGGCGGCCTGGCCGGAACCGACGGATTTACCGGCAGCCGCGCCATCCTGTCCGGACCTGCCGGCGGGGTTGTCGGTTATGCCATGACCACCTTTGATACCAAAAAAAAAGAACCGGTCATTGGATTCGACATGGGCGGAACCTCCACGGATGTCTCCCGGTTCGGGGGCGAATACGAACTGGTCTTTGAAACGCAGACCGCCGGTGTGCGCATCCAGGCCCCCCAGCTTCACATCAAGACCGTGGCCGCCGGTGGGGGCAGCCGCCTTTTCTTTGACAACGGCATGTTTCTGGTGGGGCCCGAATCTGCCGGAGCCCATCCGGGACCGGTTTGCTACAGAAAAAACGGACACTTGACGGTTACGGATGCAAACCTCGTTCTCGGCCGCATTCAACCCAAACACTTTCCGCACATATTCGGTCCCAGTGAAGATCAGCCCCTGGACCTGGAAGCGGGCTGTAAAGCCATGTCCGGTCTGACTAAAAAGATCAATGCGTATTGCGTCGCTGCCGGGCTGCCGTCCATGACCATGGAAGAGGTTGCCCTGGGCTTTATCCGTGTGGCTAACGAGGTAATGGTCAGACCCATTCGTGAAATTTCAGTGATGCGGGGATTCGACATCAAAGATCATGTGCTGGCCACATTCGGGGGAGCCGGTCCCCAGCATGCCTGTGCTGTTGCCCGGGCCCTGGGTATATCCAAAATTTTTATCCACCGCTTTTCCGGTATTCTCTCTGCCTACGGTATGGGCATGGCTGATGTGGTTACGGAACGGCAACAGCCCTCTGCCGCCGTCTTTGGCCTTCAAGCGCTGAAAGACGCTGAAACAATTTTTAAACAACTGGAAAAAGATGCGTGTCGGGAACTCACGGATCAGGGATTCTCCCCAGAAGCCATTGACATCACCCGGTTTCTTAACCTGCGGTACCACGGAACAGATACGGCCATTATGATTCGTCGGCCTGAAGACAATGACTATGCTGCGGCTTTCAAGGCCGTCTACCTCAGAGAATTCGGGTTCGATCTGTCGGAAAGACAAATCCTCATCGACGATATCCGGATACGTGCCCGGGGCAAAGCTGCGGGCCAGCGCCGAATCAACGTCCCAAAGGCCAAAGGAGCGCCCCAGGTATTGGACTCGGCCCAGTGCTACTTTGAAAACGGACGCTACAAAACTTGTATTTATGATCTTGAAAAACTTGCCGCCGGCCATTGCATTGCAGGCCCTGGCATTTTGATCCATCATACATCCACTATTCTCATCGAACCCGACTGCACCGCAGTCATTACCCAGAACGGGGATGTGGAAATTAAAGTAGGGGCAGGCACAGGTAATCAAGTCAACACAAAACTCGACCCGGTCCAACTTTCTATTTTCAGCAATCTTTTCATGTCCATTGCCGAACAGATGGGACGGATGCTTCAAAAGACTGCCATTTCCACCAATATCAAGGAGCGCCTCGATTTTTCCTGCGCCCTGTTCGGGCCCAATGGGGAACTGGTGGCCAACGCGCCACATCTGCCGGTCCATCTGGGGAGTATGAGCGACGCAGTAAAGGCGCAGATTAGAATTAAGGGTAACGATCTTATACCCGGGGATGTGCTGGTCTCCAACCACCCGGTTGCAGGGGGCAGTCATCTGCCCGACATTACGGTCATCACCCCTGTGTTCAAGAACAACCAGGTGATTTTCTGGGTGGCGGCGCGAGGGCATCACGCCGACATCGGCGGCATCTCACCCGGATCCATGCCTCCCAACTCCCGCAGCCTTGAGGAGGAAGGGGCCTGCATCACCTCTTTTAAACTTGTGGAAAACGGCATATTTCAAGAGGATGGCATTTCAAAACTGCTGCTGGCGCCTGGCAGCCTGCCCCCGGCACCGGGGCGTCCTGAAATATCGGGGAGCCGCCTTTTAGCTGACAATATTTCTGATTTAAAAGCCCAAGTTGCGGCCAACCAAAAAGGGATCGAGCTGGTGCTGGAAATGGTGGATCACTACGGCCTTGATGTGGTTCAAGCCTATATGAAGCATGTCCAGGATACGGCTGAAAAGGCAGTGCGCCAGCGGCTCAAAGCACTTTCCACATCAAAGGGAATGGCCGAAAGGGACACGATTCGAGCCAAGGACTATCTGGATGACGGCAGCCCCATTGCCCTGGCTCTTACTATCGACCGAAAAGAGGGCAGCGCCGTATTCGACTTTCAAGGCACTGGATCTCAAATCTGGGGAAACTGCAATGCGCCCAAAGCCGTCACTAAATCAGCCATCCTTTACTGCCTCCGGTGCCTGATTAAAAAGGACCTGCCGTTAAACCACGGCTGCCTTATCCCCATCACCGTCAAAATTCCCAAGGGCTCGTTGCTTGACCCTTCCGCAGATGCGGCGGTAGTGGGCGGCAACGTACTGACCTCCCAGAGAATCACAGACGTGGTTCTCAAGGCGTTCGGCGTGGCCGCCGCATCCCAGGGCTGCATGAACAACTTTACCTTTGGCAATGACCGGTTCGGCTACTACGAAACCATCGCCGGCGGGGCAGGAGCAGGCCCGACCTGGCACGGCCAGACCGGGGTTCAGACCCATATGACCAACACCCGAATTACCGATCCTGAAATCCTGGAACGACGATATCCTATCCTGCTCAAAGAATTTTCTATCCGCCGGGGATCCGGCGGCCGGGGGCGGTTCAACGGCGGCAACGGCCTGGTGCGGGAGGTTGAATTTTTAGAACCCCTTAATGTAGCAATCCTTTCCGAACGTCGGGTATTTGCGCCCTACGGACTCGAAGGGGGTGAGTCCGGCAAGAAAGGGGCCAACCTTTTCATTAAAAAAGACGGCACTTCAATCTCCATGGGCGCTAAAAACGAAATCCTGGCTCAACCCGGCGAACGGTTGCGTATCATGAGCCCTGGTGGCGGTGGATTCGGCACACCAGCAACGGATGAGATTACATGA
- a CDS encoding adenylate kinase, with translation MNILFFGPNGSGKGTQGKILKDKYNIAHVESGAIFRDNIKGGTELGKKAKAYIDAGDLVPDEITIPMMIDRIKQDDCQKGWLLDGFPRNKVQSEKLHAALNEQGIKLDYVIEMLLDREIAKNRIMGRRLCENDNNHPNNIFIDAIKPDGDKCRVCGGALSTRADDQDETAIDKRHSIYYDTDTGTLASSYYFRDLPDADFKYITLNGEQALPDVTAELISKL, from the coding sequence ATGAACATTTTATTTTTCGGCCCCAACGGCAGCGGCAAAGGCACCCAGGGAAAAATCCTTAAAGACAAATACAACATTGCCCATGTTGAATCCGGTGCGATTTTCCGCGACAACATCAAAGGCGGCACCGAACTTGGTAAAAAAGCCAAGGCATATATCGACGCAGGCGATTTAGTACCCGATGAGATCACCATCCCCATGATGATCGACCGCATCAAACAGGATGACTGCCAAAAAGGATGGCTGCTGGACGGTTTTCCAAGAAATAAAGTTCAGTCTGAAAAACTGCATGCCGCTTTGAACGAACAGGGCATCAAACTTGACTATGTTATCGAAATGCTGCTGGACCGTGAAATTGCCAAAAACAGAATCATGGGCAGACGGTTGTGCGAAAATGACAACAACCATCCCAACAATATTTTCATCGACGCCATCAAACCTGATGGAGATAAATGCCGGGTATGCGGCGGTGCACTGAGCACCCGCGCCGATGACCAGGACGAAACCGCCATCGACAAACGTCACTCCATTTACTACGATACCGATACAGGCACCTTGGCCTCTTCTTACTACTTCAGAGATCTGCCTGATGCAGATTTCAAATACATCACACTGAATGGCGAACAGGCACTGCCAGACGTAACTGCAGAACTGATCTCCAAGCTGTAA
- the eno gene encoding phosphopyruvate hydratase: protein MTELIDVRAREIIDSRGNPTVEVDVTLACGAQGRAAVPSGASTGTREALELRDKAENRFMGNGVLNAVANVNEVIAPEIIGYDAMDQAGLDRTMIDIDGTENKSRLGANAILGVSMAAARAAAAANGIPLYRHIGGINARIMPVPMMNIINGGAHAANNLDIQEFMILPFGAANICEAVRMGAETFHNLKKILKGKGLATGVGDEGGFAPDLESNEEAIENIIAAIESAGYRPGKDIGIGLDAAASEFYKDGKYVFASENRELSPAELIDYYERLIDKYPLVSIEDGLAEGDWDNWELMTERLGNRIQIVGDDVFVTNPDIFKQGIARGVGNSILIKLNQIGTLTETLDTIQMAKDSGYTTVVSHRSGETEDSFIADLAVGVNSGQIKTGSMSRSDRVAKYNQLIRIEEELAECAVFPEDLFVLK, encoded by the coding sequence ATGACTGAACTGATTGATGTCAGGGCAAGAGAAATTATTGATTCCAGGGGGAATCCTACGGTTGAAGTGGATGTGACCTTGGCCTGCGGCGCACAGGGGCGGGCTGCGGTGCCGTCCGGTGCCTCAACCGGTACAAGGGAGGCTCTTGAGCTTCGCGACAAGGCTGAAAACCGCTTTATGGGTAACGGTGTGCTCAATGCCGTGGCCAATGTCAATGAGGTTATCGCGCCTGAGATCATCGGCTATGATGCTATGGATCAGGCCGGGCTGGACCGGACCATGATTGACATTGACGGCACTGAAAATAAGTCACGTTTAGGTGCCAATGCTATTTTGGGCGTTTCTATGGCCGCTGCAAGGGCTGCCGCTGCAGCCAACGGAATTCCGTTATACCGCCATATCGGCGGCATTAATGCACGGATTATGCCTGTTCCCATGATGAATATCATCAACGGCGGTGCCCATGCTGCCAACAACCTGGATATCCAGGAGTTTATGATTCTTCCCTTTGGGGCAGCCAATATATGCGAAGCTGTCCGAATGGGTGCTGAAACCTTTCATAATCTGAAAAAGATACTTAAAGGCAAGGGGCTTGCCACAGGCGTAGGTGATGAAGGCGGATTCGCCCCGGACCTTGAATCCAATGAAGAGGCCATTGAAAACATTATTGCCGCCATTGAATCTGCCGGCTATCGTCCGGGCAAGGACATCGGCATCGGCCTGGATGCAGCCGCCAGCGAGTTCTACAAAGACGGTAAGTATGTATTTGCTTCCGAGAACAGGGAATTATCCCCTGCTGAACTCATTGACTACTATGAACGTTTAATTGATAAATATCCTTTGGTTTCCATTGAAGATGGTCTGGCAGAAGGGGACTGGGATAACTGGGAGCTGATGACCGAGCGCCTGGGCAACCGTATTCAAATTGTGGGCGATGATGTATTTGTTACAAATCCGGATATTTTTAAACAAGGTATTGCAAGGGGAGTGGGTAATTCCATTCTGATTAAACTCAACCAGATCGGTACCTTGACCGAAACCCTTGACACCATCCAGATGGCCAAGGATTCCGGGTATACCACCGTGGTGTCCCACAGATCCGGTGAAACCGAAGACAGCTTTATTGCAGACCTTGCTGTGGGTGTTAATTCCGGTCAGATAAAGACCGGATCCATGTCCAGAAGTGACCGTGTTGCAAAATACAATCAATTAATTCGCATAGAAGAGGAACTGGCAGAGTGTGCCGTTTTTCCAGAAGATCTGTTTGTTTTAAAATAG
- a CDS encoding Lrp/AsnC family transcriptional regulator yields MDRIDREILNILQENGKITNAKLSRMVGISAPATLERVKRLEAAGVISHFTAVVNPEKVGFPIMVIVNITLSLSKLSSVPLIKEKFLELEEVVECYQIAGAHDFILKVIAKDIKAYAEFMNQKLTQIQGIQSIQSSFVIDSLKDKKIFVLET; encoded by the coding sequence TTGGACCGGATTGATAGAGAAATACTAAATATCCTCCAGGAAAACGGGAAAATTACCAATGCCAAGCTGTCCCGTATGGTTGGAATTTCAGCGCCTGCTACATTAGAACGGGTGAAGCGCCTTGAAGCTGCCGGTGTGATCTCACATTTCACGGCGGTGGTGAATCCGGAAAAGGTCGGATTTCCCATCATGGTCATTGTCAATATTACATTAAGCTTGAGCAAGCTGTCTTCGGTGCCTTTGATCAAGGAAAAGTTTTTGGAACTTGAGGAGGTTGTGGAATGCTACCAGATTGCCGGTGCCCATGATTTTATTCTCAAGGTCATTGCAAAGGATATCAAGGCCTACGCAGAGTTTATGAATCAAAAATTGACCCAGATACAGGGCATTCAGAGCATCCAGTCTTCATTTGTGATTGACAGTCTTAAGGATAAAAAAATTTTTGTTTTAGAAACCTAA
- a CDS encoding alpha/beta fold hydrolase: MSEEFITITSAGDIRLEGNLNRQEAGKAVVLTHPHPLYGGNMDVPVICKMAACFQAAGIATLRFNFRGTGGSSGKFDDGRGEQDDVKSALDFLSDQGYDQLFLAGYSFGSWVNAHVVSAGVAVCDHIMVSPPAALLSFDQVAQLPNTGLIITGENDDLAPVYLVDDLLSKWKISPRLEVLSDVDHFYGGALDKLGDVLSGYLKP, encoded by the coding sequence ATGAGTGAAGAATTTATCACCATAACCAGTGCCGGAGATATCCGGCTTGAGGGGAATTTAAACCGGCAGGAAGCAGGCAAAGCTGTGGTGCTGACGCATCCTCATCCCCTTTATGGCGGGAATATGGATGTACCTGTGATATGCAAGATGGCTGCCTGCTTTCAAGCTGCCGGGATTGCCACACTGCGGTTTAATTTCAGGGGCACCGGTGGCAGTTCCGGAAAATTTGACGATGGCCGTGGGGAGCAGGATGATGTCAAAAGTGCATTAGATTTTTTATCCGACCAGGGGTATGATCAGCTTTTTCTTGCCGGATATTCCTTTGGTTCATGGGTAAATGCCCATGTCGTCAGTGCCGGTGTGGCGGTCTGCGATCATATTATGGTTTCCCCCCCGGCAGCGTTGTTAAGTTTTGATCAGGTTGCGCAGCTTCCCAATACAGGGCTTATTATTACAGGTGAAAATGATGATTTGGCCCCGGTTTATCTGGTGGACGATCTTTTGTCTAAATGGAAAATTTCCCCTCGGCTGGAGGTGCTTTCAGATGTCGATCACTTTTATGGTGGTGCTTTAGATAAGCTGGGAGATGTCCTTTCAGGCTACCTTAAGCCCTGA
- a CDS encoding CTP synthase: MAEITKYIFVTGGVLSSLGKGLASAAIGMLLESRGLTVTIQKLDPYINVDPGTMNPFQHGEVFVTDDGAETDLDLGHYERFTNAKLGKNNNFTTGKIYDQVITKERRGEYLGGTVQVIPHITDEIKRAICLVSQDTDVVIVEIGGTIGDIESLPFLEAIRQFKADAGSSNVIYIHLTLVPYIKTACEVKTKPTQHSVKELRSIGIQPDILLCRTESLLTQEIKNKIALFCNVGADAVFTAKDVDCIYDVPIVYNEEGLGDMILKKLNIWARAPRIDGWREMVERLKNPRHHVTIAIVGKYVDLTESYKSLNEALTHGGISNDAKVNLEFVDSSTLTKKNVADILSKADGVLVPGGFGTRGIEGKILAAGYARENKVPFFGICLGMQMAVIDIARHLAGLEDANSEEFDADTPYPVIYLMTEWVDEQTGKVETRDESSDKGGTMRLGAYPCLLAEDTFAMNAYKTENISERHRHRFEFNNEYKDKLVESGLVISGTSPDHGLVEIVELKDHPWFLGCQFHPEFKSKPMVPHPLFKAFIRAALKNKK; the protein is encoded by the coding sequence ATGGCTGAGATAACTAAATATATATTTGTAACAGGCGGGGTATTATCCTCATTGGGTAAGGGACTGGCGTCCGCGGCCATTGGTATGCTTCTGGAAAGCCGGGGGCTGACCGTGACCATACAGAAATTGGATCCTTACATAAATGTTGATCCTGGAACCATGAACCCCTTCCAGCACGGGGAAGTGTTTGTTACCGATGACGGTGCGGAAACCGATCTTGACCTGGGGCATTATGAACGGTTTACAAATGCCAAACTCGGAAAGAACAACAATTTCACCACAGGAAAGATTTATGATCAGGTGATTACCAAAGAACGCCGTGGAGAGTATCTTGGCGGCACTGTCCAGGTCATCCCGCATATTACCGATGAGATTAAACGGGCTATCTGCCTGGTTTCACAGGACACAGATGTGGTAATTGTTGAAATCGGCGGTACCATCGGTGATATTGAGTCCCTTCCCTTTCTTGAGGCCATCCGCCAGTTCAAGGCCGATGCCGGTTCCTCCAACGTAATTTACATCCATCTAACCCTGGTGCCGTATATTAAGACCGCCTGCGAAGTAAAGACCAAACCCACCCAGCACAGTGTCAAGGAGCTTCGCAGCATCGGTATCCAGCCGGATATTCTTTTGTGCCGTACGGAGAGCCTTTTGACCCAGGAGATCAAGAACAAGATTGCCCTGTTCTGCAATGTCGGTGCAGACGCCGTGTTTACCGCCAAGGATGTGGACTGCATTTATGATGTGCCCATTGTCTATAACGAAGAGGGTCTTGGGGATATGATCCTTAAAAAATTGAACATTTGGGCCCGGGCACCGCGCATTGACGGTTGGCGCGAAATGGTGGAGCGCCTGAAAAATCCCAGGCATCATGTCACTATCGCCATTGTCGGCAAATATGTGGATTTGACAGAGAGCTATAAAAGCCTGAATGAGGCGCTGACCCACGGCGGTATATCAAATGATGCCAAGGTGAATCTGGAATTTGTGGATTCATCCACCCTGACAAAAAAGAATGTGGCTGACATACTGTCCAAGGCAGACGGCGTCCTGGTTCCAGGGGGATTTGGGACCCGTGGAATTGAAGGAAAGATTCTTGCTGCCGGGTATGCCCGTGAAAATAAGGTGCCTTTTTTCGGTATTTGCCTGGGCATGCAGATGGCTGTAATTGATATTGCACGCCACCTTGCCGGTCTGGAAGATGCCAATAGCGAGGAATTTGATGCTGACACGCCTTATCCGGTGATCTACCTGATGACAGAGTGGGTGGATGAGCAGACCGGTAAAGTGGAGACGCGGGATGAGTCCTCGGACAAAGGCGGTACCATGCGGTTAGGAGCCTATCCCTGTCTCCTGGCTGAAGATACCTTTGCCATGAATGCCTATAAGACTGAAAATATTTCCGAACGGCATCGCCACCGGTTTGAGTTCAATAATGAATACAAGGATAAACTGGTGGAATCAGGCCTTGTTATCTCAGGGACATCCCCGGATCATGGCCTGGTGGAGATTGTGGAACTTAAAGATCATCCGTGGTTTCTGGGTTGTCAGTTTCATCCTGAATTCAAGTCCAAACCTATGGTTCCCCATCCACTTTTCAAGGCATTTATCAGGGCAGCCTTGAAAAATAAAAAATGA